Genomic window (Helianthus annuus cultivar XRQ/B chromosome 3, HanXRQr2.0-SUNRISE, whole genome shotgun sequence):
catcacataggtgacatcacaagtaaCATCACccaggtgacatcacaagtgatgtcatgaaaTAAGAAATTGTATGATGACCGTTTGTAGTCTTGATAGTTGGAATGGTCCAATTTGAATTAGTCTTGACAGTTTGAAGGCCCAATCATTTGAAGGCATAATGTTTGAGAAAGGAGCCCGTTTGAAGATAGCTTTAAATTGAGGGCTTCTGTTTGAGTAGTGGTCGTTTGAAACTTGTAACCGTTTGAAGATATGTTagtttcaaacggtcaggtcCTAGTCTATAAATAGGCTTCAAACGATGTCATTTGTAACAAACAGGCCaagtgataccgaagtgctgccggtgtttCCTCTGATTGTAAACACTGTTatttcaatatacaagaggtttaaagtgtattttcaagttgttttcaagttcgtttcttagtttccgcctctgaaacgtatgagagctcttccgaacgactcattcaggtcgaaatcgatcctacaattcAGCATTAGACCATTTTTCAATCCTGGCGGCACCAGTAAATCATAATCAGCGATTTGCTGAGAGAAGCATGACAAATTGCTTGGTTTATATGGCTTGGCCAAATCCATTTCCACTCTTGCACCtgtgttgttgttattgttgttccctTGGGTGGCCAACACTTGATTAATAAAGTGTTGCCACGAGAAGCTTGTCATCATCTGGGCCATCATCTAGGGcataaggttgaagccttgaaggcttccaggtGCAACTGGGCAGTTTACCCCCAAGGGAATGCTTATAACGGCACTCCGTGCCAAGGGAAGCACAGACAAAGCTTGTTCCCATGTAGTTGTTGCTGAAGGTGGAAGGCTTGCTACTGGAGATTGTAGGAGCTGGTCCAAAGTCAGCTCGTGCCCCAAGGGAGCACCGGTTGCAATTGGTTGGGAAgaaaaaagaggaaaagaagTTGGATCTGACCTCGTGTACAAATATGGGTTAGGATTTGGAGGAGGATTACTGGGGCCAGCCTCATTCCTGGACACAGCTGGTTGTGAGCTTGCAAAAGGAAGAGCGGGTGGTCCAGGAGATAGTGATGGTTCGGGCTCGTCATAATCCAGACGGATCCTCACTCCCTTGTCTCGTTCCCTACTCACGTATTGGTTAAGAAGAGACCTTAACTCGAGAAAGTTATTTGCAACCCCTTCGGAAGTACGGTCGATACGTGAGGGAGTGTTAGAGCACCAACGTTGGGAGAAGGTACTCCGGAACGAGATGGTGTCGGCGTTTGGAAAGTGAGAAACTCGAGATATGTTGCTCCAGTTGGAGTGCTTCCCAGTGTTGAGATGGAGGTCGGTATAGCCACAGGAGTTTGGTTGTGTTTGGGGTAGAGGTACGAGGGACTTGGTTAACCTCTCCCAGAGACTCACCTTCCGACATGCTGATTCTTGAGCAGAaatggagctacactactaggtcttttgaaGAAAATcagtggcgtagccccacggtgggcgccaacttgttgatgcaacaaatactagACCAATGGTAGTGGCGGGGCTGGTCAGGCAAAATGGTTGGAGGGTTTAGTTTTGCCTagcgcaggtcgtggggtcccccccaCTTTTGTAAGACGtcgagagaggttcactagttagATTTTGTTGTTTGCTCGAGATCCTCCACTGAAGTGTGTTTGGCTTCGGGTGTGGGAGCAATGGaaatgtgtgtgttgaatgtgaggaagaatgactTGCATGGAACAAGTACTTAAGAGCAAAGACCAGAGATCCCAATGGAATTAGAGCTGATCGAATGTCCTTTGGCACTAAATGAAGTGTCATTTTATAGAGAAGGACATCTCCCAAAGAAGAAACCATTGACTAGTGAGATATGTCTGCAGTGGGGGACTTATCCTTTTACGGGTTGAAGCGTTTGGACCTTCGGGTAAAGACTACACTCTGTGCACATGTCTTCTTTTACGGCTGTGAGAGGCTGAACAAGTAATCAGAGAAGTGATGGCTCACTGTTCACATCCTTTTTGTTGCTCACCCAAGTTCGCGGGATCTGAACCTTTTAACCCTTTAACCTTTTAAGCATTCATATGTCTAAttcattttatttggtcttgggctacccctATCATCAACTTCTGTGGCTGCATTTTGACTTTATTTCATTCTTCATATAATTCAATTCAATCAACAGTTGATAACTCACTCTTTTAACATTCCATTAGTAGCAATAACTCTCAGTTGCTCAAACATCATTCCTAATAGCAGTCTTAACATTACTATGACATCTTTGACTTTCAACATACATAGACCGTTGACCTTTATGAATCCCACGAGATAGCTATTGACTATAGGGATTAGCTCGGTACCatccggtaccgaaccggtaccggtaccaaaagaaccggtaccgaaaatccccaaaagtggctACCTGtgccggtaccgaaaatgtcaaacaaaaatatcaaaaaattaaaaatacatATTACTATGCATTAGTATATTGAATAgtattaaaaatacatataatcaaTGATATTAATACCgattattatcgaatattcaaacAAAGTGATATGATATCTTCATATAAATTCAAATAAGCATCATAACCAAAACCATATGAAATAATccctaaatactaaaaatgttcaaccaaaaatatcaaatattaaaaaatggTGAAAAGTCATAAATCTAACTAAGATTTAACTACACTTCGGTTCAGTTTGATTGTGGTGGGTATAGAAATCTTAATAACCATAACTGACCCGCTACTTTCGGATTTTAGAAAAagcattaaccgacccaccgacTTTTGATTTGGTtcgttttttcggttcggttttgttggttaattcggttatgggttggttaattcggttttttgcacacccctaccgCAAAGGATGATCAACCTGAACTGGAAAATAAACGTGCACTATTATGGCTCTTTTAGATGGAGGAACTTTAAAAAGACAGAAAAGTTGGCTAAAggtatcattttattattttcTGTCATTTTGTGAGAATTGAACAACTGATTTCATTGATTGTAAAATGAAAACAAATACAGTATATATACAAAACCCACTAGGCTATGTAACTAACTCTGTTAAATATAAACAACCTATAATAAACACGTGAGAAGCACGTGATGACTATCTCAACTAAaactaacacccccccccccctcaagtTGGAGGCTCAGAGAGACCCAACTTGGACATAATATTCTTGTGTGCAGGAGAAGCAAGACTTTTGGTAAAAACATCAGCAACTTGATCAGCAGTACGTGTGTGTTGCAAATTGATCTAACCTTCATGAAGCTTCTCCCAAACAAAATGACAACCAAGCTCTATATGCTTTGTTCTTTCATGAAATACTGGATTCTTAGCAATATATATTGCAGCTTGACTGTCACATTTTACAGCAATGGAAGTAGTATTGGGGACTTGTAACTCAGAAAGAAGACGAGTAAGCCAAGCAAGTTCAGCAGTAACACGCCTTAAAGACCGATATTATGCTTCTGCAGAACTTAAAGACACTGTAGCTTGTTTCTTCGATTTCCAAGATAATGGACATCCTCCCAATGAAACATAAAAACCACTGACAGACCTTCTAGTATTGGGACAAGAAGCCCAATCAGAGTCACAGTAAGCAACAAGGTCAAAAACAGGTTTATTGTTAAAGAATAAACCTTAGGAAATAGATTGCTTAACATAACCAAGAGTGTGTAACCCTTGGAGCCTGCATGTATTGACTCAAAAATTGAACAGCAAAAGCCAAATCTGGACGAGTATGAGTTAAGTAATTCAGCTTGCCAACTAGTCTCCGATAAACCAAGCTATCACTCAGCAATTCACCATCAGTGTTTGTAAGCTGTAAGTGAGCAGGTAAAGGAGCAGAATGAATAGGTAAAGAAGAATCTGCAAACTCTTGAATCATTTCAGAAGCAAATTTTCTTTGAGTCATGATGACACCATTTGGAACTTGCAAAACCTCTATGCCCAGAAAGTAGTTCAATTTACCAAGATCCTTGATTTGAAAGGTCGAATGTAAGAAAACCTTTAAGGATTCAATTTCTTCAACATTATTTCATGTGACAAGAATATCGTCCACATACACATCAACATGAACAATAGAAGAACCCATTGTTTTGGTAAAGAAGAAATAATCATTTGGAGATCTAACATAGCCTTTTGTTTTCAAAACTGTGGACAGCTTGCCATACCATTGCCGAGAGGCTTGTTTAAGACCATACAAGGATTTTTGAAGTTTTAAAACCTTGTTAGATGGTAGATTCATTCCAGGCGGAGGAGACATATATATGTCTGCATCAAGATCACCATGCGGAAAGGCATTATTCACATCCAATTGATGTAGAGACCAACCCATTTTGGTAGCAACAGAAATCAAACCTCTGATGGTAGTCATCTTTATGACAGGTGAAAAAGTCTCAAAATAATCTATGCCAGCTTTCTGAGTGTCACCTCTAACAACTAAACATGCTTTACACCTCTCAATAGTCCCATCAGCTTTATATTTAACCTTATAAACCCATTTGCATTTTATTGGTTTCTttcctttaggaagatcaacaaCAGACCAGGTTTGATTAGCTTCAAGAACAGAAAATTCTTTCTGCATTGCCTCCTGCCAGGCAGGTATTTGAGAAGCCTCATTGAAACAGGTAGGTTCAGAAATAGTATCAAGGTTATGAAGAAGGATTTGAGTAGGAAAAGAAAGGTTATGAGTGTCAATAGAGGTAGAAGCAACACAAGCACTAGTGATAGTATTAAAACAGGACTGCAATGGGTCAGATGTTGCAGTGGCTTGGTTACAAACATAGTCTTGAAGATAAGAAGGAGGATGATTATGTCTAGATGATCTTCTAAGAGTAGGATCAGTAGCAGGAGCTGGATCAGAAGAAGAATGAATGGTTGGaggagatgaagaagatgtatcATGAAAAGAAGAGTCAGGTTCAAAAGAAGAAGTAGAAGTTGTGGAAGATGAGAGATGAAAATCATCAAAGATTTGAGAAATCTGATCAGAAACTGGAAACAAAGTCTCAGATGCATTTGAAGGAATTGGGAAAATATGTTCCAAAAAGACCACATTTCTGGACACCAAAACTATTTTAGAATGaagtttataaagtttataacCTTTCTTATGCATAGGATAACCAATGAAAATGCAAGCATTAGCTCTTGGTTGAAATTTATCCCTACCATTTTTTAAAGTGGATGCATAACACAAACAACCAAAACTCCTCAAATGTTTATACGAAGGAAGCTTATGAAAAAGAAGTTCAAAAGGGGTTTTCCCATCAAGAACATTTGTGGGAAAAAGATTTATCAAATGGGTTGCAGTTAAGACACAATCTCCCCAAAAAGATATAGGAAGTTTTGACTAAAAAAGCAAAGCTCTTGCAGTCTCAAGCAAATGCTTATGCTTCCTTTCAACAATGCCATTCTGTTGAGGAACTCCAACACAAGAAGTCTGATGAATGATGCCTTTATTTAGAAGGTATTCAGCCTGTTTGGAGCCTGATGCTAATTCAAAAGCATTGTCAGATCTAATGCACTTGACTTCAGTTTTGAACTGAGTTTTGACCATTTCAATAAAGCTTTGCAAAATGGTAAAAGCATTACTTTTTGTTGCCATCAAATGAGTCCAAGTGGTTCTACTATAATCATCCACTATGGTCAAAAAATACCTAAAACCATTATAGGTAGCAACATTATAAGGTCCCCATACATCAATGTGAATCAGATTAAAAATTTTAGTGGACTTTCTTTGACTGTTAGGAAAAGGAAGACAATGTTGTCTAGCCTTGGGACAAACATCACAATGTGCAAGAGATTTAATATGATCATTGGAACAAAGATTCAACTGTTTGAGTTTATAGAAAGGCAAATGACCCAATCTAGAATGCCAAACATCACTAGTTACAACAGAATTACAAGAAAAAATAGAATTAGAAAGAACATGAGATGTGAAACATCCTTATTGATGTGTAAATGATCGAGCCCAATCAAGAGTTTACCCAGAACCACTGGCCTCTTCAGTGAAGGGGCCTGCAAAACACAGGATGTGGAAGAATAGAATATCAGTCCATTTGTATCTTGACATAATCTAGGTACTGACAGAAGATTATGTTAGAATTCTGGTACAAAGAGGACATTCTTCAATGTCAAATCATGATTAAGAATAACAGTACCAGCTTTGTGAACAGTAAGATAGCTTCCATTAGGAAGATAAATGAAAGCTGGTATTGAAAGAGTATGAAGTTCTGAAAACATGTTCTCATCATGACACATATTATCACTAGCACCTGTGTCAATGATCCATTTGAAAACTGCCCCTAAAACTTTACAAGTAATAATACCTGCAAAATTGGCATAGTTGATAGTATTTGTTGCTGGAGTATTATCATTGATGTTGGCAGATTTTTGCAAAAGACTAATCAACTCCTTGTATTGCTCAGGTGTGAGGATTTGATTAGGACTTGTAGATTTAGAAACATCATCTCCAGAACCATGACTTTCAGCACAGACATTAGCAGcaaactttttatttttagtgAACTTGAAATCCTTAGGAAAACCTATGATTCTGTAACATTTATTAGCCAGGTGCCCTACTTTGTTGCAATTAGAGCAAACCacacttgaaggggtatggtcccaaaaagtcgcgcaaacctcataacaggttgcacgtgagaccatactccttaacaTAACAACTTGATAATACAGCCTCGCGCAACTCACGTCACATTATAACTTACCCCGCGCGAGGAAGAGCACATAACAAACCCAGATATCAACACTTAGCATAAAAACAATGGTATAAATGTGCAcactaaccccgcgcgggttagttgccatcaaacaaaatccCCTCCGTAGGAAGACGCGCTGTTACCTACAGAGGTACacagggtacaagtggcagtaaaaagagACTATGAGCAcccagcaggctctgttcaatcgtgcgccacgatcctctgacgataagtacacaaggacgcctacacggcaccaatcaagagacggggacaactgtcccacgatctccactcgtctgctgatgacagaaggacaacaaggccgacaacaatgacacgtggctccaatcaaggtgcgccagctccggcgagcatctagaagccactaagcggtcgaggCCAGCAAGGCAAAGAGCATATTCGttgttgtccgtttctggcccaaggcccatcagcccacaacctcttacacctctccggctataaatagagaccttcattCCTCAGGTTAAATATTCTAGATTCTCGGCTCTTACTCTTaactacttaattactctcaaagcagacgcttattctcacgccggagcccggttaagagggaaacccccacattcccctcttaacgagtaacggtgttctgttttgcaggttgattaaccagtcggagctcaaatacctaAAAGAAGATTAACCTCTATGAAAGGCAAACGCCCTTATGAACCTTCGTGGCAAGAGCAGCAAGTTGTATTTCCAGTAGTGCGCGGCGGACCTCGCGCCACACGTCCTGTGGTCATCACCGGCATACTCGGGCATTATGAAACTGACTACATATTCATAGACCCGGGAAGTACTGCCGACATCATTTATGAGCAATGTTTCAATCAGCTGGATGAAGAGGATAAAGCGCGACTCGAACCTgtcgattatcctttgtctgGATTTTGCAACGAAATGGTTTTTCCTCTCGGACAGATCAGTTTCCCTgtcacgctctctgacgggaaacactcaagaacaacaaatgtgaacttTATGGTAATGCCAGTGAAATCAAGGCATGATGTGCTTCTTGGGAGGGAAACACAAGGCGAGCTAAACATGGTGACGTCAACGCCTCATTCTGCAATAGGTTTCCCAACCAAAACAGGAGTAGCAATCATATACGCCAAGAAGGAAGTAATGTCAACTGACGAGCTGCGCCCAACAAAGGCGGCAAAGGTCTCCACGACTGAGCCGGAGAAATGGGTTTTAAACCGAAAATACCCCGAGCAGACcgtgacaattggccacgccatttcgtcagacatcagaacacgtctaaagcaactgctgttccgaaacatggatatatttgcctggacgccggcagacatgaccggtgtcccgcgcaacatcaccgagcattgcttaaacacgtacccatctgtcgagccaaaggtccaaagaaggcgcagcctagggTCAGACAAGACAAAAGCAATGAACGAGCAGGTATGTGAGCTGCTCAAAGCCGGGATCTTGCGAGAGGTAAGATATCAGAGTTGGGTGGCGAACCCTGTGATGGTAGAAAAATCAaatggcggatggcgcatgtgcgtagactacactgatctcaacaaggcgtgcccaaaggattgctattccttgcctgagatcgataaaaaaatcgattctctcgcgccataccgatggaagtgctttctggattgctataaaggataccatcaagtgcagatgaagctagaagatgaagacaagacagcattcagaacagaccttggaatcttctgctacacaaagatgccttttggTCTGAAGAACGCAGGCGCGACatatcaacgcttgatggacaaaaCCTTCGCAGGCGACATCGGAAAGCATATTGAGGTTtatatcgatgatctagtggtgaaaagtcccgaggaggaccaaatgttaaaagacatcgaaaaaacgttcaactcattgcgcagcgtcaatatgaagctaaatccagccaagtgttcctttggcatggaagaagggaagtttctgggtttcattgtcacaaacggcggtttcaaggtgaatccagagaaggtacaagctatagaacgaatgccatcaccgagaaacatcaaggaaatgcaacgactagccggccggcTGGCCGCGCTGAATCGTTTTCTCTCaaatcacgccgcaaagtcgtatcccttcattagcacgttgcgcaattgtgtaaagaagcaagagttcaaatggaccccggaagccgaaacagcttttcaacaaatgaaagcgtgtCTGATCGAACTCCCTACCCTGACGGCACCATTTGAAAAAGAGCCCCTTGTGCTGTACTTGTCCTCCTcagataaggcagtagggtcagtaCTGTTGGTAGACAGGAACGGAGTGCAAACCCCGATCTATtacgtcagcagggtactcacagacccagaaacaagatattccacaatggaaaagctggttcttgcgctactacacgcctcccgaagattgcgccgatacttcacaggccatgtgataactgtgcttacAAATTTCCACATTGGCAATATACTACAGAAGCTGGAGACATCAGGCAG
Coding sequences:
- the LOC118490411 gene encoding uncharacterized protein LOC118490411, whose protein sequence is MKGKRPYEPSWQEQQVVFPVVRGGPRATRPVVITGILGHYETDYIFIDPGSTADIIYEQCFNQLDEEDKARLEPVDYPLSGFCNEMVFPLGQISFPVTLSDGKHSRTTNVNFMVMPVKSRHDVLLGRETQGELNMVTSTPHSAIGFPTKTGVAIIYAKKEVMSTDELRPTKAAKRENTPAFQGGSNHLQGPPQTERETGWPPYT